A genomic region of Cannabis sativa cultivar Pink pepper isolate KNU-18-1 chromosome 1, ASM2916894v1, whole genome shotgun sequence contains the following coding sequences:
- the LOC115704045 gene encoding NAC domain-containing protein 89 — protein MSCSPIVLPTNAPVGFRFSPTEEEVINHYLKLKYQGKNDVVDPVMATVDFCAFEPWELPRKSMIESNDQVWWFFCPRDYKYNNSRRSNRTTKSGYWKITGKGQKIKSINGVIIGGKRILVFHRSPCPGQGTEWVMHEYHLEPENPKPNQKSYVVCRLERKTDEKALKTTSPDYETGQPSGGNTPDDDSLLSWKFQFPCVNQLNLESLLLPQNSRNDDFGFLTGNQDSFGDVEAAHEALNFANSIIDYPELNDIGATAKRVYFQDGPDSSDTDSEWARDAAKHSVTSVHSPGKEKSNEEPENVRKKAHISSSGDYQLQAGGGELVFGEYVLQAGLGEYVLQAGGGEYELQAGGEEYELQAGGEEYELQAGGVPTVVSSKWKSFFTFEETPTVLSCDTTPPSVYLRNMIVGAVLFLVFALLFACCCLSFPIYLGFKE, from the exons ATGAGTTGCAGCCCAATAGTATTGCCTACAAATGCGCCTGTTGGATTCAGATTCAGTCCCACAGAAGAGGAGGTCATCAATCACTATTTGAAGTTAAAGTATCAGGGAAAGAATGATGTGGTTGACCCTGTCATGGCCACAGTCGATTTCTGCGCCTTTGAACCTTGGGAGTTACCTC GCAAATCGATGATCGAGTCCAATGATCAGGTGTGGTGGTTCTTCTGTCCACGAGATTATAAGTACAACAACAGTAGACGTTCAAACAGGACGACCAAATCAGGTTACTGGAAGATCACTGGAAAGGGACAGAAAATTAAATCGATTAATGGTGTCATCATAGGAGGGAAGAGGATTTTGGTGTTTCATAGAAGTCCTTGCCCTGGCCAAGGGACTGAATGGGTCATGCATGAGTATCATCTTGAACCTGAGAATCCCAAACCTAACCAG AAGTCCTATGTTGTTTGCCGCTTGGAGCGAAAAACTGATGAGAAAGCGCTGAAGACAACTAGTCCTGACTATGAAACAGGTCAACCAAGTGGTGGAAACACGCCTGATGATGATTCTCTGTTATCTTGG AAATTCCAGTTCCCTTGTGTCAACCAACTGAATCTCGAATCGTTGTTACTACCACAAAACTCACGAAATGACGATTTTGGATTTCTCACTGGAAACCAAGACTCATTTGGAGATGTTGAAGCGGCCCATGAGGCCCTTAATTTTGCGAATTCAATCATTGATTATCCTGAATTAAATGACATTGGAGCAACTGCAAAGAGGGTGTATTTTCAGGATGGTCCAGATAGCAGTGACACAGACAGTGAATGG GCCAGAGATGCTGCAAAACACAGTGTTACTTCTGTTCACAGCCCCGGGAAGGAGAAGTCTAATGAGGAGCCCGAAAATGTTAGAAAGAAGGCTCACATCAGCAGCAGCGGAGACTACCAATTGCAAGCAGGTGGCGGAGAGCTCGTATTCGGAGAGTATGTATTGCAAGCAGGTCTCGGAGAGTATGTATTGCAAGCAGGCGGCGGAGAGTATGAATTGCAAGCAGGCGGCGAAGAGTATGAATTGCAAGCAGGTGGTGAAGAGTATGAATTGCAAGCAGGCGGCGTGCCAACAGTAGTTAGCAGTAAGTGGAAGAGTTTCTTTACTTTTGAGGAAACGCCGACTGTCTTGAGCTGTGATACAACTCCACCGTCTGTGTACCTACGCAACATGATTGTGGGGGCAGTTTTGTTCCTTGTTTTTGCTCTTCTTTTTGCTTGCTGTTGTCTAAGTTTTCCTATTTACTTGGGGTTTAAGGAATAA
- the LOC115708110 gene encoding NAC domain-containing protein 72 — MSCRAIVLPTNAPVGFRFSPTEEEVINHYLKLKYQGKNDVVDPVMATVDFCAFEPWELPRKSMIESNDQVWWFFCPRDYKYNNSRRSNRTTKSGYWKITGKGQKIKSINGVIIGGKRILVFHRSPCPGQGTEWVMHEYHLEPENPKPNQKSYVVCRLERKTDEKALKTTSPDYETGQPSGGNTPDNDHLLSGKFQFPGVNQLNLESLLLPQNSRNDNFGFLTGNQDSFGDVEAAHDFANSLIVDPEENDIGATAKRVYFQDGPDSSDTDNERIMQALQSSGSIGLREDSKRVRHMQMASTPSETHHTYMVGNAGQETIVGGHFSEEDTSSDDFTPAREINRRTFGSIDISFDEDEISARRGVRLQPPLKVSNVADPGNKARDAAKHSVTSVHRPGKESNEAPENVRKKAHISSSSSGEYVLQAGGVPTVSSKWKSFFTFEETPTVLSCDTTPPSVYLLNMVVGVVLFLVFVRELVLFGSC; from the exons ATGAGTTGCCGCGCAATAGTATTGCCTACAAATGCGCCTGTTGGATTCAGATTCAGTCCCACAGAAGAGGAGGTCATCAATCACTATTTGAAGTTAAAGTATCAGGGAAAGAATGATGTGGTCGACCCGGTCATGGCCACAGTCGATTTCTGCGCCTTTGAACCTTGGGAGTTACCTC GTAAATCGATGATCGAGTCCAATGATCAGGTGTGGTGGTTCTTCTGTCCACGAGATTATAAGTACAACAACAGTAGACGTTCAAACAGGACGACCAAATCAGGTTACTGGAAGATCACTGGAAAGGGACAGAAAATTAAATCGATTAATGGTGTCATCATAGGAGGGAAGAGGATTTTGGTGTTTCATAGAAGTCCTTGCCCTGGCCAAGGGACTGAATGGGTCATGCATGAGTATCATCTTGAACCTGAGAATCCCAAACCTAACCAG AAGTCCTATGTTGTTTGCCGCTTGGAGCGAAAAACTGACGAGAAAGCGCTGAAGACAACTAGTCCTGACTATGAAACAGGTCAACCAAGTGGTGGAAACACGCCTGATAATGATCATCTGTTATCTGGG AAATTCCAGTTCCCTGGTGTCAACCAACTGAATCTCGAATCGTTGTTACTACCACAAAACTCACGAAATGACAATTTTGGATTTCTCACTGGAAACCAAGACTCATTTGGAGATGTTGAAGCGGCCCATGATTTTGCGAATTCACTCATTGTTGATCCTGAAGAAAATGACATTGGAGCAACTGCAAAGAGGGTGTATTTTCAGGATGGTCCAGATAGCAGTGACACAGACAATGAACGG ATAATGCAAGCTTTGCAAAGTTCAGGCTCGATTGGCTTACGGGAAGATTCAAAGAGGGTCCGGCATATGCAAATGGCCAGTACACCAAGTGAAACTCACCATACTTATATGGTTGGTAATGCTGGACAAGAAACTATAGTTGGTGGTCATTTCTCCGAAGAGGATACTTCATCTGACGACTTCACACCAGCAAGAGAGATCAATCGTCGAACATTTGGGAGTATCGATATTAGCTTTGATGAAGATGAGATTTCTGCAAGAAGAGGGGTTCGCCTTCAGCCACCATTGAAAGTTTCAAATGTGGCAGACCCTGGAAACAAG GCCAGAGATGCTGCAAAACACAGTGTTACTTCTGTTCACAGGCCCGGGAAGGAGTCTAATGAGGCGCCCGAAAATGTTAGAAAGAAGGCTCAcatcagcagcagcagcagcggAGAGTATGTATTGCAAGCAGGCGGCGTGCCAACAGTTAGCAGTAAATGGAAGAGTTTCTTTACTTTCGAGGAAACGCCGACTGTCTTGAGCTGTGATACAACTCCACCGTCTGTGTACCTACTCAACATGGTTGTGGGGGTGGTTTTGTTCCTTGTTTTTGTTAGGGAACTGGTGTTATTTGGAAGCTGTTGA